A part of Scleropages formosus chromosome 3, fSclFor1.1, whole genome shotgun sequence genomic DNA contains:
- the LOC108940423 gene encoding uncharacterized protein LOC108940423 yields the protein MDFDFACLLIAEQFEMIAPSVVASVDLAISAFLTAEKEKTSSRHHSCEAGLVGQQESLKKQSDTLRYRMKKLTTSSSECKKSPTLRESIMKKDERMKVVLDEDLTQAGEGLKVSGTDLVNLDEQKAEWLLGMTNGLLLFISSQTPIVKRLLQNTSDVVLDAGRHRWEMEVAGKLHWELGFTYPSTSCKGREEDCWLGWDSDSNGFEFFNGVDMAWHRGMAYEVPVASRFEQIGMFHSFPGGLISFVGVGNTTPLFSFCTGVFTDHLHPAACPSHDNQGTNRRPIRICSVARAAAMY from the exons ATGGATTTTGATTTTGCTTGCCTCCTGATTGCCGAGCAGTTCGAGATGATAGCTC cctctgtggtGGCCTCTGTTGATCTGGCCATCTCCGCGTTTCTGACTgctgaaaaggagaaaaccAGCAGCAGGCACCATTCATGC GAAGCTGGACTAGTAGGGCAGCAGGAGAGCCTGAAGAAGCAGAGCGATACTCTCAGGTACAGGATGAAGAAACTGacgacaagcagttcagagtgt AAGAAGTCCCCAACCCTGAGGGAGAGCATCATGAAGAAAGATGAGCGCATGAAGGTGGTGCTGGATGAAGACTTGACACA AGCTGGCGAGGGGTTGAAAGTGAGCGGCACCGACCTCGTGAATCTAGACGAGCAGAAGGCCGAGTGGCTCCTGGGGATGACCAACGGCTTGCTGCTCTTCATCAGCTCTCAGACGCCCATCGTAAAGAGGCTCCTGCAGA ACACCAGTGATGTGGTGCTGGATGCAGGACGGCACCGCTGGGAGATGGAGGTGGCTGGGAAATTGCACTGGGAGCTGGGCTTCACCTATCCCAGCACCTCCTGCAAGGGCCGGGAGGAGGACTGCTGGTTGGGATGGGACTCTGACTCAAACGGCTTCGAGTTCTTTAACGGGGTGGATATGGCCTGGCACAGGGGCATGGCCTACGAAGTGCCCGTCGCCAGCCGCTTTGAGCAGATAGGCATGTTCCACAGCTTCCCTGGGGGCTTGATCTCATTCGTAGGGGTGGGCAACACAACACCGCTCTTCTCCTTCTGCACCGGGGTGTTCACTGACCATCTACACCCGGCTGCATGTCCCAGCCACGACAATCAGGGCACCAACCGCAGGCCCATCCGGATCTGCAGCGTTGCAAGAGCTGCAGCCATGTACTGA